The Styela clava chromosome 2, kaStyClav1.hap1.2, whole genome shotgun sequence genome contains a region encoding:
- the LOC144431247 gene encoding ryncolin-1-like codes for MSLVILLDERASKRGFQNEVEKDDGSDGTKVIRSKAKVLNATGGVFDIHPEYEDKPIEVYCDLETDGGGWIVFQRRRDGSENFRKNWTDYAKGFGKLNNEFWLGKVDQQLMFGDNTPTDEECKLRTQNRFGRF; via the exons ATGTCGTTAGTCATTTTGCTTGATGAGCGAGCCAGTAAAAGAGGTTTTCAGAATGAGGTTGAG AAAGACGACGGTTCTG ATGGCACAAAAGTCATTCGTTCcaaagcaaaagtgttgaaTGCAACTGGTGGCGTTTTTGATATTCATCCGGAATATGAAGATAAACCAATTGAGGTATATTGCGATCTTGAAACTGACGGAGGCGGTTGGATT GTTTTTCAACGTAGACGCGATGGTTCAGAAAACTTTCGTAAAAACTGGACAGATTATGCAAAGGGATTCGGGAAGTTGAACAACGAATTTTGGTTGGGTAAGGTGGATCAACAATTAAT GTTTGGAGACAATACACCAACTGACGAAGAATGCAAACTACGAACTCAGAATAGATTTGGGAGATTTTGA